One genomic region from Pristis pectinata isolate sPriPec2 chromosome X, sPriPec2.1.pri, whole genome shotgun sequence encodes:
- the LOC127567021 gene encoding transcription factor Sp5-like, which produces MLSATCGRVGQVGPTSTGIPQFQYDSPMGSTSGMFQFWSNDAFGSSHTMSFSPPKAQYALGTVSSALASRELPLTPPAESVYTFELSSVKILATSVSEGSAYSYPEANGIGQNFPNFIPCSSALPNRHVSPSHPEEIPWWSMQQPNPVNPHHLPFGRAMVLGHQSQLPSAFLQTSSKSLLNCARRCRRCRCPNCQSPGSSKDQGKKKQHICHIPGCGKVYGKTSHLKAHLRWHAGERPFVCNWLFCGKSFTRSDELQRHLRTHTGEKRFCCQECGKRFMRSDHLSKHTKTHQNKRMKHHGVSLENIKKE; this is translated from the coding sequence ATGTTGAGTGCCACCTGTGGAAGAGTAGGGCAAGTTGGACCAACCTCCACAGGCATTCCCCAGTTCCAATATGACTCGCCGATGGGGTCCACCTCAGGAATGTTTCAGTTTTGGAGCAATGATGCATTTGGGAGTTCTCACACAATGTCCTTCAGTCCTCCAAAGGCTCAGTATGCTCTCGGGACGGTGTCATCAGCTTTGGCATCACGGGAGCTTCCCCTGACCCCTCCAGCGGAATCGGTCTACACTTTTGAGTTATCTTCTGTGAAAATCTTGGCGACTTCTGTTTCTGAAGGTTCGGCCTACTCCTACCCAGAAGCTAATGGAATTGGTCAGAACTTCCCCAACTTTATtccctgttcttcagccttgCCGAACAGACATGTATCACCCAGTCATCCTGAAGAAATCCCATGGTGGAGCATGCAACAGCCCAATCCTGTCAATCCTCACCATCTCCCATTTGGGAGGGCCATGGTCTTGGGCCATCAAAGCCAATTGCCATCTGCATTCCTTCAGACCTCTTCCAAAAGTCTTCTGAACTGTGCTAGGCGTTGTAGGAGATGTAGGTGTCCCAACTGTCAGTCTCCAGGCAGCAGTAAAGACCAAGGTAAGAAGAAACAGCACATCTGCCACATTCCTGGCTGTGGCAAAGTCTATGGAAAGACCTCCCACCTAAAAGCCCACCTGAGGTGGCACGCTGGGGAACGTCCCTTTGTATGCAACTGGCTGTTTTGTGGGAAGAGTTTCACCAGGTCTGATGAGTTGCAGAGACATCTCAGAACTCACACAGGGGAGAAACGCTTCTGCTGTCAGGAATGCGGCAAGAGGTTCATGAGGAGTGACCACCTCTCCAAGCACACCAAAACCCATCAGAATAAACGGATGAAGCACCATGGTGTGAGTTTGGAAAACATCAAGAAGGAGTAA